In bacterium, the genomic stretch GACTGCCAGGATTGACCGGCATCAGTCACATCACCGGCGGCGGACTGGTCGGCAATACGCTGCGCCTGTTGCGTCCCGGCCAGGCGCTGGAGATTGACTGGCAGAGCTGGTCCTGGCCGTCGGTCTTCAGCAAAATTCAGCAGCTGGGCGGTGTCGACACAGAAGAGATGCGTCGTGTTTTCAACCTCGGAATCGGCCTGGTTCTGCTGGCGCACGCCGCTGATGTGCGGACCATCACCAGCGCATTAAAACAGATCGGTGAAACCGCCATCCCCATCGGTCGGGTGATCGCGGCTTCCTGACGATCGATATTCCGCCAATCAGCGATTAGTGCAATGTCAAATAGTTCACAGATCACTGTCCTGGGAGCAGGCAGTTGGGGCATGACCCTGGCCAACCATTGCCACCATCTTGGTCATCAGGTCACCCTGTGGGAATTTGATCGTCAGGCCGCGGAACAGCTGGCTG encodes the following:
- a CDS encoding phosphoribosylformylglycinamidine cyclo-ligase, translating into VVNSDHLIDGSRIEKDDVLLGLPSTGLHTNGYSLARKVLLDMAHVSLTEYVPELRSSWGDALLAVHRSYKTAIESVRRLPGLTGISHITGGGLVGNTLRLLRPGQALEIDWQSWSWPSVFSKIQQLGGVDTEEMRRVFNLGIGLVLLAHAADVRTITSALKQIGETAIPIGRVIAAS